Part of the Candidatus Dadabacteria bacterium genome is shown below.
GCGGGAACTTCCCGGATTCTGCCTACCAAGGAGTCGTAGTTCTCTTCTATGTATTTCCTTCGGTATCCGAGGAAAAGCGCAAAAACCCATCCCGCCCCGGGTCCCGCTTTATCCACTATGTCCCTCGCGGTTTTGATGAGCAGATTTCCGACCTCGTCCCTGTGCGCGGAGGAGCATCCCATAACGAGCCTGTTTACCCTCTCGGGGTATTTTATGCCCATCCACTGGCATATCATTCCGCCCATTGATTTTCCGACGAAGTGGGCTTTCTCTATCCCGAGAAAGTCCAGAAGTCCTGCGGTGTCATCCGCCATCTGCTCCATCGTATAGGGATAATCGGGTTTATCGGAGCGGCCCGAACCCCTGTTATCAAGTGCTATCACGCGGAAATGCTCCGAGTAGATGGGAACCTGCACATCCCAGCTCTCAAGACTGCTCCCAAGGCCGTGGATGAGTACGAGCGGATCCCCCTTCCCATGCTCTTTATAATAAAGATTTATTCCGTTTGTCTCTGCGTATGGCATGTCGGGTCTCTCCCGAGGTTTGCCTAGTACCTGCTCAGAAGATACTCTTCCAGTATTATTGTAGCGGCCATCTTGTCTATTACTGTTTTTCGCTTCTTTCTTCCCGTACCGGCTTCTATCAGTGTCTGCTCCGCAGTCTTGGTGGAGAAGCTCTCATCCCAGTATTTCACCGAAAGGCCCAGAGAATCTCGAATGCGTTCGGAGAATTTCCTGATGTTCTTTGCCCTGTTCCCGAGAGAACCGTCCTGGTTGTAAGGTATTCCCACGAGGATTTCGCAGGGGGAGTATGGCTCTATTATATCGCGAAGCCGCACAAGGTCTTTTTTCTCCTTTTCCCGACTTATGGTACAGACGCCGTTTGCCGTGATCCCCAGCTCGTCGCTTACGGCAACCCCTATCGTCTTGGTCCCTATATCAAGCGAGATTATCCTTCCCGAAGTTCTGTTTTGCTTCTCAGCCGGTGTTTTCATCGGGCTCCAGTTTCTCTATGACTGCCGCTCCTATGCTGTTTCCCCATACGTTTATGGTAGTACGGAACCTGTCCAAAAACCAGTCTGTTTTTTGATATGAAGGATTTCATGGATGTTGACTCTTTTTCTTCCTAAGTTAGGTTAAGTAACCATACAGGTTTTTTTTGTAAAGCCTGCCGGGAGTGAAAATGAATTTCCTGCCAAAAAAGTATCACGCCGTGCTTTTGTGCTTGCTTGCATTTGTTTTTTCTTCGAGTTGCGTGCTGGTGATGGGTGGAGCGGTCGGCGGTGGTACCGCGGCTTATCTCAGGGGAGTTCTAAAGAGCAAGGAAACCACCTCGTTTGACAATGTCTGGTTTGCGGTGGTGGAGGTGGTGGAACAGCAGGAGTTTGAGGTAACAAAAAAAGAAAGCAATGTGGGCAAGGCGCTTATCGAAGCCAAGCTTCGCGACCAAGCTAAAATGATTTATGTGACCGTCAAGTACGACAAGCCCGAGATAACCGATCTGATTATCCGCGTGGGCATCTGGGGAGATGAGGAAGAGTCAAGGCGCATACTCAAGCTTATTCACGAAAAACTCTACTGAACAACAGAGACCACCGGTCTGACACCCCACCTCAGGGAAGGGGTCTGGGCCTAGGTGATGTGCGATTATGAAAGAAGACTCCCGGATCAATTATGTCGAGTTGCCGGCAGAAGACTTCACTAAGGCCAAGGCGTTTTACGGCGATGTGTTTGGCTGGACCTTTCAGGACTACGGCGACTGCTACTGCGCCTTCAATGACGGCAGCATGGACGGCGGCTTCTACCGCTCTCCGCTACAGTCCGACAGCAGCCAGGGCGCTACGCTGGTGGTGCTTTACGCGGAAGATCTGGAAGCCACGCTGGAACGCATCACTGCCGCCGGAGGCGAACTCTGCAAGCCGATGTTCTCCTTCCCCGGA
Proteins encoded:
- a CDS encoding DUF3568 family protein — encoded protein: MNFLPKKYHAVLLCLLAFVFSSSCVLVMGGAVGGGTAAYLRGVLKSKETTSFDNVWFAVVEVVEQQEFEVTKKESNVGKALIEAKLRDQAKMIYVTVKYDKPEITDLIIRVGIWGDEEESRRILKLIHEKLY
- the ruvX gene encoding Holliday junction resolvase RuvX, encoding MKTPAEKQNRTSGRIISLDIGTKTIGVAVSDELGITANGVCTISREKEKKDLVRLRDIIEPYSPCEILVGIPYNQDGSLGNRAKNIRKFSERIRDSLGLSVKYWDESFSTKTAEQTLIEAGTGRKKRKTVIDKMAATIILEEYLLSRY
- a CDS encoding VOC family protein translates to MKEDSRINYVELPAEDFTKAKAFYGDVFGWTFQDYGDCYCAFNDGSMDGGFYRSPLQSDSSQGATLVVLYAEDLEATLERITAAGGELCKPMFSFPGGRRFHFLDPNRNELAVWSER
- a CDS encoding alpha/beta hydrolase; the protein is MPYAETNGINLYYKEHGKGDPLVLIHGLGSSLESWDVQVPIYSEHFRVIALDNRGSGRSDKPDYPYTMEQMADDTAGLLDFLGIEKAHFVGKSMGGMICQWMGIKYPERVNRLVMGCSSAHRDEVGNLLIKTARDIVDKAGPGAGWVFALFLGYRRKYIEENYDSLVGRIREVPADPDAAAGYRNQSYACENHDVLARLGKISAETLIMYGERDIVTPPERSKKLVELIPNTVEKAFADVGHGFWRECQAEADKTVLDFLAKN